One Streptosporangium sp. NBC_01495 DNA window includes the following coding sequences:
- a CDS encoding non-ribosomal peptide synthetase/MFS transporter: MSVADLSDARRDLLRRRLRGGAVDTERPEIPRRPEGTPPPLSPVQEPLWFMEHFTPGTSTYTLPVAVRLRGPLDTDRLRDLLATLPDRHESLRHRFPATEDGRPAVHVVPAAPVPLRLAEAATDAEAAELIGAESAEPLDLAEGPLLRATLIRIADDEHVLALFVHHIAADGRSTQLLFADLLAMYRGDAPAAPAVRYGDFALWQRERSFERELTFWRGELAGLPRAELPSDRPRPPRLTFDGASHVHRLDPELVTALTGLGAERGATRFMTLLAAFQVLLARYCGRDDLAVGTPVAGRTRDGLDDVVGMFVNTLVLRARLDGDPGFADLVTRTRDVVIDALDHQELPFTRLVDALDVPRDPSRQPLADALFSMHDFAVAAGAAGDLAAEDFAMAPGSARYDIELYLVPAADGGMTATFTYRTALFDAATVERMAGHLENLLRDAVARPGVPVSELELLGEAERRLLTEEWNATAADLPAGATLHGLVEAQVARSPDALAVTFRGESLTYRELDERAAGVARVLRGSGAGPGSLVAVCAERSAELVTGLLGVLKTGAAYVPLDPDHPADRLAFMLSDAGAAVVLTQRHLADRLTGYDAIVLALDDPAVWVPDAPALRVPDDPAVWALDTPAVWAASGHADAPVGVGGIAPGAVGGADGPGGASGADGPGGASGADGPGGAGGAAEPGADGVDGADGPGDEGGADGPGADGADGPGAAAYMIYTSGSTGRPKGVPNSHRGIVNRLDWMQRRYGLTPDDVVLQKTPAGFDVSVWEFFWPLMTGARMVLAEPGGHRDPAYLRDLVASEGVTTTHFVPSMLGIFLSEDGVRDLTSLRRVICSGEELPVDLALRCLATLPGAELHNLYGPTEAAIDVSSWHCTAEALAGRTSVPIGAPIQNIALHVLDPHRRPVPVGVPGELHIGGIGVALGYHRRPELTAERFFPLGRDRVYRTGDAARWLPDGTIEFLGRLDDQVKLHGLRIELGEIEAALRERAGVRDAAVIVREDVPGDRRLVAYLVADEPPETARVRVALGATLPDYMVPSMFVTLDALPLTPNGKLDRRALPVPESPGAAEYVEPENDAERAIAAVWEQVLSVERVGAGDDFFDLGGNSLLAIQVVAKLRRALPEGGPQVGLVDLFSFRTVRELAGFVGGPGGGGVRPLLQRLTPSRTVTRSYVCVPYGSGSAIVYQPLADALPEDQALYAVAIPGNDVGLDEEPEEFDEVARRCTEEILRTVEGPVVIYGHCGVGAGLATELARRVEAAGREVEAVYIGAIFPFARPRGLMRTLSRIGEFESLRRSQGDINWLKARGVDLEELDPGVADRIVRTMRHDGKAAEKYFTDLFDTSDRVRLRAPVVSVIGERDPATDFYEERFREWQFIADTAALVVLDEGGHFFLRYRAEELAGILQIHDRLDAPPERGSDDTWWVHGVARTSDPKAAKDSVQPSMGRFLTFSAGQQISMIGSALTGWALPLTVLVDSGSVTQFSILAVLNLAGLLISPLAGAIVDRGDRRRVILLADCASAAIQAVLAGIILFGDLQLWHIYLLVISLSVAGSFQRLAYNSAVPQLVPKHYLGHAIGVTQMAGGVAQLVVPLIAAGLLAWIGLGGIVAIDVASYVFAIAVVLLVRFPDTLPWRPREPLTTEIAKGFTYTWNERGLRSMLGFFAVLNIFLSPLLLLVSPLVLSFATLADVSRISVVSGLGVLLGGLTMALWGGPPKRRFRGVLVATLAMAAGSVVVGLSPSLVTIGIGAFALTFFLTVMNSIYTTIVQIKVPHRYHGRVFALNTLVAWSTLPIGMGLVAPLGAALLDPLLVPGGPLAATVGAVIGVGPGRGIGLLYLVCALGMALVVAGSLRVRRLVRLDTEMPDALPDDQVGLEAIEARRDSAFGAAAGRRSKTQASTASRGRSRR, encoded by the coding sequence ATGTCCGTCGCCGATCTGTCCGATGCCAGGCGGGATCTGCTCAGGCGCAGGCTGCGGGGCGGGGCCGTCGACACCGAACGCCCCGAGATCCCGCGCAGGCCCGAGGGCACGCCTCCCCCGCTCTCCCCGGTCCAGGAACCCCTGTGGTTCATGGAGCACTTCACCCCGGGCACCTCCACCTACACCCTCCCGGTCGCGGTGCGGCTGCGCGGCCCGCTCGACACCGACCGGCTGCGCGACCTGCTGGCCACGCTGCCGGACCGGCACGAGAGCCTGCGCCACCGCTTCCCCGCGACGGAGGACGGGCGGCCCGCGGTCCACGTCGTCCCGGCCGCGCCGGTGCCGCTGCGCCTGGCCGAGGCCGCCACGGACGCGGAGGCCGCCGAGCTGATCGGCGCCGAGAGTGCCGAGCCGCTGGACCTGGCCGAGGGGCCGCTGCTGCGCGCCACCCTGATCAGGATCGCGGACGACGAGCACGTCCTGGCGCTGTTCGTCCACCACATCGCCGCCGACGGCAGGTCGACGCAACTGCTCTTCGCCGACCTCCTCGCGATGTACCGGGGAGACGCCCCCGCCGCGCCCGCCGTCCGGTACGGGGACTTCGCGCTCTGGCAGCGCGAGCGGTCGTTCGAGCGCGAGCTGACCTTCTGGCGCGGGGAACTGGCCGGGCTGCCCCGCGCCGAGCTGCCCTCGGACCGGCCCCGCCCGCCCCGGCTGACCTTCGACGGCGCCTCCCACGTCCACCGGCTCGACCCCGAGCTGGTCACCGCCCTGACCGGGCTGGGCGCCGAGCGCGGCGCGACCCGCTTCATGACCCTGCTCGCCGCCTTCCAGGTGCTGCTCGCCCGCTACTGCGGCCGGGACGACCTCGCCGTCGGCACGCCGGTCGCCGGGCGGACCAGGGACGGGCTGGACGACGTGGTCGGCATGTTCGTCAACACCCTCGTGCTCCGCGCCCGCCTCGACGGCGACCCCGGCTTCGCCGACCTCGTCACCCGCACCCGCGACGTGGTGATCGACGCCCTCGACCACCAGGAGCTGCCCTTCACGCGGCTGGTCGACGCGCTCGACGTGCCCCGGGACCCGAGCAGGCAGCCGCTGGCCGACGCGCTCTTCTCCATGCACGACTTCGCCGTCGCCGCAGGCGCCGCCGGTGACCTGGCGGCGGAGGACTTCGCGATGGCGCCGGGCTCGGCGCGGTACGACATCGAGCTCTACCTGGTCCCCGCCGCCGACGGAGGCATGACCGCCACCTTCACCTACCGGACCGCGCTGTTCGACGCCGCGACCGTCGAGCGCATGGCCGGGCACCTGGAGAACCTCCTCAGGGACGCCGTCGCCCGGCCGGGCGTCCCGGTGAGCGAGCTGGAGCTGCTGGGGGAGGCCGAGCGACGCCTTCTCACCGAGGAGTGGAACGCCACGGCGGCCGACCTCCCCGCCGGGGCGACGCTGCACGGCCTCGTCGAGGCCCAGGTGGCGCGGAGCCCCGACGCCCTCGCGGTCACCTTCAGAGGCGAGTCGCTGACCTACCGGGAGCTCGACGAGCGGGCCGCCGGGGTGGCCCGCGTGCTGCGCGGCTCCGGGGCGGGGCCGGGCTCGCTGGTCGCGGTCTGCGCGGAGCGGTCGGCGGAACTGGTGACCGGGCTGCTGGGCGTGCTCAAGACGGGGGCGGCCTACGTGCCGCTCGACCCCGACCACCCCGCCGACCGGCTCGCCTTCATGCTCTCCGACGCGGGCGCCGCCGTGGTGCTGACCCAGCGGCACCTGGCGGACCGGCTGACCGGGTACGACGCCATCGTCCTCGCACTGGACGACCCCGCCGTCTGGGTGCCGGACGCCCCCGCCCTCCGGGTGCCGGACGACCCCGCCGTCTGGGCGCTGGACACCCCCGCCGTCTGGGCCGCGTCCGGGCACGCCGACGCTCCCGTCGGCGTCGGCGGGATCGCTCCGGGTGCCGTGGGCGGCGCGGACGGGCCGGGGGGCGCGAGCGGCGCGGACGGGCCGGGGGGTGCGAGCGGCGCGGACGGGCCGGGGGGTGCGGGTGGTGCGGCGGAGCCGGGCGCGGACGGTGTGGACGGCGCGGACGGGCCGGGGGACGAAGGTGGCGCGGACGGGCCGGGGGCGGACGGCGCGGACGGGCCGGGCGCGGCGGCGTACATGATCTACACCTCCGGCTCGACGGGCAGGCCGAAGGGGGTGCCGAACAGTCACCGCGGCATCGTCAACCGCCTCGACTGGATGCAGAGGCGCTACGGCCTGACCCCGGACGACGTCGTCCTGCAGAAGACTCCCGCCGGTTTCGACGTGTCGGTCTGGGAGTTCTTCTGGCCGCTCATGACCGGCGCCAGGATGGTGCTGGCCGAGCCCGGCGGGCACCGCGACCCGGCCTACCTGCGAGACCTGGTCGCCTCGGAGGGCGTCACCACGACGCACTTCGTCCCCTCGATGCTGGGGATCTTCCTGTCGGAGGACGGCGTACGGGACCTGACCTCGCTGCGGCGCGTCATCTGCAGCGGCGAGGAGCTCCCGGTCGACCTGGCCCTGCGCTGCCTCGCGACCCTGCCGGGCGCCGAGCTGCACAACCTCTACGGCCCCACCGAGGCCGCCATCGACGTCTCCTCCTGGCACTGCACCGCCGAGGCGCTCGCGGGCAGGACGAGCGTGCCGATCGGCGCGCCGATCCAGAACATCGCGCTCCATGTGCTCGACCCGCACCGTCGCCCGGTCCCGGTGGGCGTACCCGGCGAGCTGCACATCGGCGGGATCGGCGTCGCCCTCGGCTACCACCGGCGGCCCGAGCTCACCGCCGAGCGGTTCTTCCCCCTCGGCCGCGACCGCGTCTACCGGACCGGCGACGCCGCCCGGTGGCTGCCCGACGGCACGATCGAGTTCCTCGGCCGCCTCGACGACCAGGTCAAGCTGCACGGCCTCCGGATCGAGCTGGGAGAGATCGAGGCGGCGCTGCGGGAGCGCGCGGGGGTGCGCGACGCCGCGGTGATCGTCAGGGAGGACGTGCCGGGGGACCGGCGGCTCGTCGCCTACCTCGTCGCGGACGAGCCGCCGGAGACCGCCCGGGTGCGGGTCGCCCTCGGTGCGACCCTGCCCGACTACATGGTCCCCTCGATGTTCGTCACCCTGGACGCGCTGCCGCTGACGCCGAACGGCAAGCTGGACCGCAGGGCGCTGCCCGTCCCGGAGAGCCCCGGCGCCGCCGAGTACGTCGAGCCGGAGAACGACGCGGAGCGGGCGATCGCCGCCGTCTGGGAGCAGGTGCTCTCGGTGGAGCGCGTCGGCGCGGGCGACGACTTCTTCGACCTGGGCGGCAACTCGCTGCTGGCCATCCAGGTCGTGGCCAAGCTGCGCAGGGCACTGCCCGAGGGCGGCCCGCAGGTCGGCCTGGTGGACCTGTTCTCCTTCCGCACCGTACGGGAGCTGGCCGGGTTCGTCGGCGGTCCCGGCGGCGGAGGGGTCCGCCCGCTGCTCCAGCGGCTCACCCCCAGCCGTACGGTGACGCGCAGCTACGTCTGCGTCCCGTACGGCTCGGGCAGCGCGATCGTCTACCAGCCGCTCGCCGACGCGCTCCCCGAGGACCAGGCGCTCTACGCCGTCGCCATCCCGGGCAACGACGTCGGGCTGGACGAGGAGCCCGAGGAGTTCGACGAGGTCGCCAGGCGCTGTACCGAGGAGATCCTGCGGACCGTCGAGGGCCCGGTCGTGATCTACGGGCACTGCGGGGTCGGTGCCGGTCTCGCCACCGAGCTGGCCAGGCGGGTGGAGGCGGCGGGACGCGAGGTCGAGGCCGTCTACATCGGGGCCATCTTCCCCTTCGCCCGTCCCCGCGGCCTGATGCGCACCCTGTCGCGCATCGGGGAGTTCGAGAGCCTGCGCCGCAGCCAGGGCGACATCAACTGGCTCAAGGCCCGGGGCGTCGATCTGGAGGAGCTCGACCCGGGGGTGGCCGACCGGATCGTCCGCACGATGCGCCACGACGGCAAGGCGGCCGAGAAGTACTTCACCGACCTGTTCGACACCTCCGACCGCGTCCGGCTGCGCGCCCCGGTCGTCTCGGTGATCGGTGAGCGTGACCCGGCGACCGACTTCTACGAGGAGCGGTTCAGGGAGTGGCAGTTCATCGCCGACACCGCGGCCCTGGTCGTCCTCGACGAGGGCGGGCACTTCTTCCTCCGCTACCGCGCCGAGGAGCTGGCCGGGATCCTCCAGATCCACGACCGGCTGGACGCGCCACCGGAACGCGGGTCCGACGACACCTGGTGGGTCCACGGGGTCGCCAGGACGTCGGACCCGAAGGCCGCGAAGGATTCCGTACAGCCGAGCATGGGGCGTTTTCTCACCTTCTCCGCGGGCCAGCAGATATCCATGATCGGCTCCGCGCTCACCGGATGGGCGCTGCCGCTCACGGTGCTGGTCGACTCGGGTTCGGTGACGCAGTTCTCCATCCTGGCCGTGCTCAACCTCGCCGGGCTGCTGATATCGCCGCTGGCCGGTGCGATCGTGGACCGGGGCGACCGGCGCCGGGTGATCCTGCTGGCCGACTGCGCCTCGGCCGCCATCCAGGCGGTGCTCGCCGGGATCATCCTGTTCGGCGATCTCCAGCTCTGGCACATCTACCTGCTGGTCATCTCACTGTCGGTCGCGGGCAGCTTCCAGCGGCTGGCCTACAACTCCGCGGTCCCGCAGCTCGTCCCCAAGCACTACCTCGGCCACGCGATCGGCGTCACCCAGATGGCGGGCGGTGTGGCGCAGCTGGTCGTGCCGCTGATCGCCGCCGGTCTGCTGGCCTGGATCGGGCTGGGCGGCATCGTCGCCATCGACGTCGCCAGCTACGTCTTCGCGATCGCCGTCGTGCTCCTCGTCCGCTTTCCCGACACGCTGCCGTGGCGGCCGAGGGAGCCGCTGACCACCGAGATCGCCAAGGGGTTCACCTACACCTGGAACGAGCGAGGCCTGCGCTCGATGCTCGGCTTCTTCGCGGTGCTCAACATCTTCCTGTCGCCGCTCCTGCTGCTGGTGTCCCCGCTGGTGCTCTCCTTCGCGACGCTCGCCGACGTCAGCCGCATCTCGGTAGTGAGCGGCCTCGGCGTGCTGCTCGGCGGGCTCACCATGGCACTGTGGGGCGGCCCTCCCAAGCGGCGCTTCCGCGGGGTACTGGTCGCCACGCTGGCCATGGCCGCGGGGAGCGTGGTCGTCGGCCTCAGCCCGTCGCTGGTGACGATCGGGATCGGCGCGTTCGCACTGACCTTCTTCCTCACGGTCATGAACTCGATCTACACCACGATCGTCCAGATCAAGGTGCCGCACCGCTACCACGGCCGGGTCTTCGCGCTGAACACCCTGGTCGCCTGGTCGACCCTGCCGATCGGCATGGGGCTGGTGGCCCCGCTGGGCGCCGCCCTGCTCGACCCGCTGCTCGTCCCCGGCGGCCCTCTCGCCGCGACGGTCGGCGCGGTGATCGGGGTGGGACCCGGCCGGGGCATCGGGCTGCTCTACCTGGTCTGCGCCCTCGGGATGGCGCTGGTCGTCGCCGGGTCGCTGCGGGTCAGGCGGCTGGTGCGGCTCGACACCGAGATGCCCGACGCCCTCCCCGACGACCAGGTGGGCCTGGAGGCGATCGAGGCCCGCCGTGACAGCGCGTTCGGGGCGGCGGCAGGACGCCGCTCGAAGACCCAGGCGTCGACCGCCTCGCGCGGCAGGTCGAGGAGGTAA
- a CDS encoding iron-containing redox enzyme family protein — translation MTRGFDASAHYGRRIADVHDDGITVKDPPGVAGGHPAASGFPVPPGLSEFPPSPSRSKRSLPSPKAGRAPALPAVRGPITSLLFERLARPPHRFGLLSLPLLSFPARFAGPVLVDEDVQLALFVCYELYYRGFDGVDDRWEWNPSLLEVREILEARFEEGLARAVPYPPASRPEQTCQALAELVAAAVDGPDLAGFLQRQADLAQFREFVAHRSIHHLKEADPYTPAIPRLSGRTKAAPAEIQAGAYGGGAERMRSELFRTTMRELDMDDSYGAYLDRVPAITLAVSNTLSLFELHRRHLGALLGHLAAFEMTSSVPDHLHSLGLRRLDGDEAASRFHDEHVRADAVHEQTAAHDMCGEFATLHPSRAGDVLYGAACALTLDRLFAEHVMSHWRRGTSSLREAGAATRS, via the coding sequence ATGACGCGCGGGTTCGACGCGTCCGCTCACTACGGGCGGCGCATCGCCGACGTCCACGACGACGGCATCACGGTGAAGGACCCACCCGGGGTCGCGGGCGGGCACCCGGCGGCCTCCGGTTTCCCGGTGCCCCCGGGACTCTCCGAATTCCCCCCGTCCCCGTCGCGCTCGAAGCGGAGCCTCCCGAGCCCCAAGGCCGGCAGGGCCCCGGCGCTGCCCGCCGTGCGGGGCCCAATCACCTCCCTGCTCTTCGAACGGCTGGCACGCCCGCCGCACCGCTTCGGCCTCCTCTCGCTCCCGCTCCTGTCGTTCCCGGCCCGTTTCGCGGGCCCGGTCCTCGTGGACGAGGACGTGCAGCTGGCGCTCTTCGTCTGTTACGAGCTGTACTACCGGGGCTTCGACGGCGTGGACGATCGGTGGGAGTGGAACCCCTCCCTGCTGGAGGTACGGGAGATCTTGGAGGCGCGCTTCGAGGAGGGGCTGGCGCGGGCGGTGCCGTACCCACCCGCCTCCCGGCCGGAGCAGACGTGCCAGGCCCTGGCCGAGCTGGTGGCCGCCGCCGTCGACGGCCCCGACCTGGCGGGGTTCCTCCAGCGGCAGGCCGACCTCGCGCAGTTCCGTGAGTTCGTCGCGCACCGGTCGATCCACCACCTCAAGGAGGCCGACCCGTACACCCCGGCGATTCCCCGCCTGAGCGGCCGTACCAAGGCGGCGCCGGCGGAGATCCAGGCGGGCGCGTACGGCGGGGGTGCCGAGCGGATGCGCTCGGAGCTGTTTCGGACCACCATGCGCGAACTGGACATGGACGACTCCTACGGCGCCTACCTCGACCGGGTCCCGGCGATCACGCTGGCGGTCTCCAACACCCTGTCGCTGTTCGAGCTGCACCGGCGCCACCTCGGAGCGCTGCTGGGCCACCTGGCGGCGTTCGAGATGACCTCCTCGGTCCCCGACCACCTCCACTCCCTGGGCCTGCGCAGGCTGGACGGGGACGAGGCGGCGAGCCGTTTCCACGACGAGCACGTACGCGCCGACGCCGTCCACGAGCAGACCGCCGCGCACGACATGTGCGGCGAATTCGCGACGCTACACCCCTCACGGGCCGGCGACGTCCTGTACGGGGCGGCCTGCGCGCTGACCCTGGACCGGCTCTTCGCCGAGCACGTCATGAGCCACTGGCGTCGCGGCACCTCGTCACTGCGGGAGGCGGGTGCGGCGACGAGGTCGTGA
- a CDS encoding hemerythrin domain-containing protein, with the protein MNDRQTVPEPMSENDVVDLLVRQHATIRDLFDEVEEASAGTQRAEAFQRLVRMLAVHETAEEEVVHPYARITIEDGNEVVDERLAEEKEAKQLLVDLEKLGTGHPEFSEHLQVLRAAVLAHARAEERYEFARLRARTSVAERRAMAAGVRAAEALAPTHPHPGTESVVMNLLFGPPLAIVDRTRDAIRQAMRGQGG; encoded by the coding sequence ATGAACGACCGTCAGACCGTGCCCGAGCCGATGAGCGAGAACGACGTCGTGGACCTGCTGGTGCGCCAGCACGCGACGATCAGGGATTTGTTCGACGAGGTCGAGGAGGCCTCCGCCGGGACACAGCGGGCCGAGGCCTTCCAGCGCCTCGTACGGATGCTGGCCGTGCACGAGACCGCCGAGGAGGAGGTCGTGCATCCCTACGCGCGTATCACGATCGAGGACGGGAACGAGGTGGTCGACGAACGCCTCGCCGAGGAGAAGGAGGCGAAGCAGCTGCTCGTCGACCTGGAGAAGCTGGGCACCGGGCACCCCGAGTTCTCCGAGCATCTCCAGGTGTTGCGGGCGGCGGTGCTGGCCCACGCCCGCGCCGAGGAGCGCTACGAGTTCGCCCGGTTGCGCGCCCGGACGAGCGTGGCCGAGCGCCGGGCCATGGCGGCCGGGGTGAGGGCGGCCGAGGCGCTGGCGCCGACCCACCCGCACCCGGGTACGGAGTCGGTGGTCATGAACCTGCTGTTCGGGCCGCCCTTGGCGATCGTGGACCGGACCCGCGACGCGATCCGCCAGGCCATGCGCGGGCAGGGCGGCTGA
- a CDS encoding RNA polymerase sigma factor, whose protein sequence is MDRDSIGILFRAAVEGDDAAAWKSLVEGLSPLVWSVVRAHGLRDADAQEVYQTTWFRLAQNLTRIREPDRVGAWLASTARNECIKVIRAARRVSPSGDPEMFDRVVDDRTPEQALIDSEDAERERERARAAWQAFQELGESCQRLLRLLTTSPPFSYQEVSATLGIAVGSIGPIRQRCLRRLRGLMGKRGFQ, encoded by the coding sequence GTGGATCGAGACTCGATTGGCATCCTCTTCCGCGCCGCGGTGGAGGGGGACGACGCCGCCGCGTGGAAATCCCTGGTGGAGGGCCTCAGCCCCCTCGTGTGGTCCGTCGTGCGCGCCCACGGGCTGAGGGACGCGGACGCGCAGGAGGTCTACCAGACGACCTGGTTCCGGCTCGCACAGAACCTCACGCGGATCCGCGAGCCCGACAGGGTCGGCGCGTGGCTGGCCAGCACCGCGCGGAACGAGTGCATCAAGGTGATCAGGGCCGCCCGGCGGGTCTCGCCGAGCGGCGATCCGGAGATGTTCGACCGCGTCGTCGACGACCGCACGCCGGAGCAGGCGCTGATCGACTCGGAGGACGCCGAGAGAGAGCGGGAGCGGGCGCGAGCGGCCTGGCAGGCCTTCCAGGAGCTCGGTGAGAGCTGCCAGCGGTTGCTGCGCCTGCTCACGACCTCGCCGCCGTTCAGCTACCAGGAGGTGTCGGCGACGCTCGGCATCGCCGTCGGGAGCATCGGGCCGATCAGGCAGCGCTGCCTGCGACGGCTGCGCGGCCTCATGGGCAAGCGGGGGTTCCAGTGA
- a CDS encoding S8/S53 family peptidase — MAPDKLPDRFQEQFDQIQDAMGEKVVLAAGFEGSQPMYLYQKGYVLARAEEAGEVADTIQKAFSRDRGGSQTGNVKVEEEKSPGGVLRIRVGEPDRSERYGDRDVSDALKAVEHLERDRNRRMVSRNHIVSIAVNCCPGDEPVPVARCEPPNPAVAKSSGQGSVPVSVLVVDTGLVENYKSHPWMHRVKGDGKEIELDEEGILKQYVGHGTFIAGLVSAVAPDTDVTVHGTLVNAGAICEKDLGDKLLGGMLPTGKWPDIISLSAGTTSMHSETLLGLERFMNALMTHPETLLVAAAGNNGNDVRFWPAAYSDHPGYAGAVVSVGALRKDGADRACFSNHGPWVTTYAPGERLVSAFTAVDPTPAAYDYQHSTFPHCRYGFHYDCTCQFPPHRGELTEKMEKSPTAIRDRVVFDGLAEWSGTSFSTPLVAGMIANYMMLNKGIGSREAARKLLDETPIGILQSIPTPALIPTTWTPQSVQSVPVTR; from the coding sequence ATGGCACCAGACAAGCTCCCAGACAGGTTCCAGGAGCAGTTCGACCAGATCCAGGACGCCATGGGAGAGAAGGTCGTGCTCGCGGCGGGTTTCGAGGGCTCCCAGCCCATGTACCTCTACCAGAAGGGCTACGTCCTCGCCCGCGCGGAGGAGGCCGGAGAGGTCGCCGACACGATCCAGAAGGCGTTCAGCCGGGATCGCGGCGGCAGCCAGACCGGGAACGTGAAGGTGGAGGAGGAGAAGAGTCCGGGCGGCGTGCTCAGGATCCGGGTCGGGGAACCGGACAGGAGCGAGCGCTACGGTGACCGGGACGTGTCGGACGCGCTGAAGGCCGTCGAGCACCTGGAGCGTGACAGAAATCGCCGCATGGTGTCCAGGAACCACATCGTGTCCATCGCGGTGAACTGCTGCCCCGGCGACGAGCCGGTGCCGGTGGCCCGGTGCGAGCCGCCCAACCCGGCGGTGGCCAAGTCCTCCGGCCAGGGGAGCGTGCCGGTGTCCGTCCTCGTGGTCGACACCGGCCTGGTGGAGAACTACAAGTCGCACCCGTGGATGCACCGCGTCAAGGGCGACGGCAAGGAGATCGAACTCGACGAGGAGGGCATCCTCAAGCAGTACGTCGGGCACGGCACCTTCATCGCCGGGCTGGTCAGCGCCGTCGCGCCCGACACCGACGTCACGGTGCACGGGACGCTCGTCAACGCGGGCGCCATCTGCGAGAAGGACCTGGGTGACAAGCTGCTCGGGGGAATGCTGCCGACGGGGAAGTGGCCCGACATCATCAGCCTGTCCGCGGGGACGACGAGCATGCACTCGGAAACGCTCCTGGGGCTCGAACGCTTCATGAACGCGCTGATGACCCACCCCGAGACGCTGCTCGTGGCGGCCGCGGGGAACAACGGCAACGACGTGAGGTTCTGGCCCGCCGCCTACTCCGACCACCCCGGCTACGCCGGTGCCGTCGTGTCGGTGGGGGCACTGAGGAAGGACGGCGCGGACCGCGCCTGCTTCAGCAACCACGGGCCGTGGGTGACGACGTACGCGCCCGGTGAGCGCCTGGTGAGCGCCTTCACCGCGGTGGACCCCACTCCTGCGGCGTACGACTACCAGCACTCCACCTTCCCGCACTGCCGGTACGGCTTCCACTACGACTGCACCTGCCAGTTCCCCCCGCACCGGGGCGAGCTCACCGAGAAGATGGAGAAGTCGCCGACCGCCATCCGCGACCGGGTCGTGTTCGACGGACTGGCGGAGTGGAGCGGCACCTCCTTCTCCACCCCCCTGGTGGCCGGCATGATCGCCAACTACATGATGCTGAACAAGGGGATCGGCTCCCGGGAGGCCGCCAGAAAACTTCTGGACGAAACCCCCATCGGCATCCTGCAGAGCATCCCCACCCCTGCCCTCATTCCCACCACCTGGACACCTCAGAGCGTGCAAAGTGTTCCGGTCACACGCTGA
- the tnpB gene encoding IS607 family element RNA-guided endonuclease TnpB, whose translation MRVHQAYRYALDPTPEQARLLASHCGAARFAFNWGLARIKAAMNQRAAEQSYGIADEVLTEVPWSLYSLRRAWNAAKDTAAPWWAENSKEAYNTGLDGVTRAVKNWAASRKGARAGKKIGFPRFKSKHRALLSCRFTTGTIRVEAGRRQVTLPRLGTIRTHESTRKLARHLERRTGRILSATVRREGGRWFVAFTCEIDRTDRTDRTPAKPDAVVGVDLGVKDLAVLSTGDVIANPKHHRSALKRLRRLNKQLARRIGPRTPDGARREASARWATTKGALGKAHARVANQRRDGLHKLTTRLAATYGTVVIEDLNISGMLANRSLARAVADVGMAEVRRQLSYKTGWSGGGLVVADRWFPSSKTCSGCGAVKAKLALSEREYTCTGCGLVMDRDLNAARNLAALAAGVAQSCGETVNARGGAVRPGVRARPAPVKRELPPGRTLPRQRGSSLTLTKKH comes from the coding sequence ATGCGGGTTCACCAGGCCTACCGCTACGCCCTCGACCCCACCCCGGAACAGGCGCGTCTGCTCGCCTCGCACTGTGGTGCGGCGCGGTTCGCGTTCAACTGGGGCCTGGCCCGTATCAAAGCCGCGATGAACCAGCGTGCGGCCGAACAGTCCTACGGCATCGCCGATGAGGTGCTGACCGAGGTGCCGTGGTCGCTGTACTCCCTGCGACGCGCCTGGAACGCCGCCAAGGACACCGCTGCCCCGTGGTGGGCGGAGAATTCCAAAGAGGCCTACAACACCGGCCTGGACGGCGTCACCCGGGCGGTGAAGAACTGGGCCGCCTCACGCAAGGGCGCGCGGGCGGGCAAGAAGATCGGTTTCCCCCGGTTCAAATCCAAGCACCGCGCCCTCCTCTCGTGCCGGTTCACCACCGGCACCATCCGCGTGGAGGCCGGCCGCCGTCAGGTGACGCTGCCCCGGCTCGGCACCATCCGCACCCATGAGTCGACCCGCAAGCTGGCCCGCCACCTGGAGCGCCGGACCGGGCGCATCCTGTCGGCCACCGTCCGCCGTGAGGGGGGCCGCTGGTTCGTGGCGTTCACCTGTGAGATCGACCGCACCGACCGCACCGACCGCACCCCGGCCAAACCGGACGCCGTCGTCGGCGTCGATCTGGGGGTGAAGGACCTCGCGGTGCTGTCCACCGGCGATGTCATCGCCAACCCCAAACATCACCGCTCGGCGCTCAAGCGGCTACGCCGGCTGAACAAACAGCTCGCCCGCCGCATCGGCCCGCGCACCCCGGACGGCGCCAGACGCGAGGCCTCCGCCCGCTGGGCCACAACCAAGGGGGCGCTGGGCAAGGCGCACGCCCGCGTCGCCAACCAGCGGCGTGATGGCCTGCACAAGCTCACCACCCGGTTGGCGGCCACCTACGGCACCGTGGTGATCGAGGACCTGAACATCTCCGGGATGCTCGCCAACCGCTCCCTGGCCCGCGCGGTCGCGGATGTCGGGATGGCCGAGGTGCGGCGGCAGTTGTCGTACAAGACCGGGTGGAGCGGTGGCGGGCTCGTGGTCGCCGACCGCTGGTTTCCCTCCAGTAAGACGTGTTCGGGATGTGGCGCGGTGAAAGCCAAACTCGCCCTGTCCGAGCGTGAATACACCTGCACCGGGTGTGGCCTGGTCATGGACCGGGACCTGAATGCCGCACGTAATCTGGCCGCTCTTGCGGCCGGCGTCGCCCAGAGTTGCGGGGAGACGGTAAACGCCCGTGGAGGAGCGGTAAGACCCGGCGTTCGCGCCAGGCCCGCACCGGTGAAACGGGAACTCCCGCCAGGGAGAACGCTGCCCCGGCAACGCGGCAGCTCGCTGACCCTCACAAAGAAACACTGA